A window of Bacteroidetes bacterium SB0662_bin_6 genomic DNA:
GGATTACTGGAGCAAGGCCAGAGTCTTCTTCGGACACAAGGCGGGGCGTGCCAGTCTGAAGGCTTATGGCGACATCTTGATACGGAAGGTAGCCTGTGACAAGACCCAGCAAACGCGCCTGGTTGATCATAGGTCTCTGCTTGATAGACGTAATAACCGGCTTGAGCACAACCGGTCCGCCGCTATTGCCAGGATAGATGGACGAATCGATGAGAAAATTCTTGGAGCGCCCATCGTACCAGTCCCGAATACGGGCGATGATGCCGTGGCGAACTATGACATCATTCTGTGAGGTGCCAGCGATTCCCAAAGGGAATCCTAATATGAAAACCTCATTTCCCTCGTCGCACTCGCTTGATCGGAGTTCTTCACGTGTGACCGAATACCGATCAAGTGTGAGATATCGGTTGGGCTTTAACTCGGATGGCATTTGAACGCTCTCAAGACCCATAACAGCCAGATCGATGCTCGGATCCGGGTGGAATATCCACGGATCA
This region includes:
- a CDS encoding trypsin-like peptidase domain-containing protein, with product MVFVYRRFRGLCYYTFVVTNRHVIERNLDRQLWIRFRPPPLDQSGRVFQGSSTDQDIAAFLRAPTLEQDATPFPVPTGDFPADPWIFHPDPSIDLAVMGLESVQMPSELKPNRYLTLDRYSVTREELRSSECDEGNEVFILGFPLGIAGTSQNDVIVRHGIIARIRDWYDGRSKNFLIDSSIYPGNSGGPVVLKPVITSIKQRPMINQARLLGLVTGYLPYQDVAISLQTGTPRLVSEEDSGLAPVIPIDTVVELISTIAELFNNTPGNYVTFEAMRAAVDVLVSNPSAGKSQSREANTEPGNSIETSS